One genomic region from uncultured Cohaesibacter sp. encodes:
- the recN gene encoding DNA repair protein RecN yields the protein MLASLSIRDIVLIDRLDLEFGDGMTVLTGETGAGKSILLDSLSLALGGRGDGGLVRAGQKQGQIVAMFDIVPSHPVFAFLEEQGLDHDGDLILRRVQNADGRTRAYVNDQPVSAGMLRRVGEGLVEIHGQHDDRALVDASEHRVLLDAFGSLQSELEGVRKRYKAWRKAERDLATLEKTIEEARKEADYLTASVEELGSFNPIEGEEEELAAKRTTMMQSEKIATDLNEAYEVLDGNGSPIPSLASMMRRLERKTEQMPGLLEPTLSHLTIALNELEDARSSLEEAQRQTDFDPRELEQVEERLFALRALCRKHKVTGDELVGLLDRMRSELDALDHGEERLVALHAAASETKASYDKAAEALSRKRAKVAKDLIKKVMAELPSLKLETAQFLVNQTSDAEARSEEGIDQIEFWVQTNPGTHPGPMMKVASGGELSRFLLALKVAMADKGSAPTLVFDEIDTGVGGAVADAIGRRLARLAENVQVLSVTHAPQVASRANAHMRIAKNAVKGEDRVATGVTVIDGDHREEEIARMLAGEVISDEARAAARHLISGKTTGA from the coding sequence ATGCTCGCCTCGCTTTCAATTCGCGATATTGTTCTGATTGATCGGCTGGATCTAGAATTCGGCGACGGTATGACCGTTTTGACCGGTGAGACCGGTGCTGGTAAGTCGATCCTGCTGGATTCTCTCTCGCTGGCTCTTGGCGGGCGTGGAGATGGCGGGCTAGTGCGCGCCGGCCAGAAGCAGGGCCAGATCGTGGCCATGTTCGACATCGTGCCCAGCCATCCTGTGTTTGCCTTTCTGGAAGAGCAGGGGCTTGATCATGACGGCGATCTCATCCTGCGGCGCGTTCAGAATGCGGACGGCAGAACTCGTGCTTATGTGAATGATCAGCCGGTCAGCGCGGGAATGCTGCGCAGGGTTGGCGAAGGGCTCGTCGAAATCCATGGCCAGCATGATGATCGTGCCTTGGTGGACGCGTCTGAGCATCGGGTGCTGCTGGATGCCTTCGGCAGCTTGCAGAGCGAGCTTGAGGGCGTACGCAAGCGCTATAAGGCTTGGCGCAAGGCAGAGCGCGATCTGGCCACCCTGGAAAAGACCATAGAAGAAGCCCGCAAGGAAGCGGACTATCTGACTGCGTCGGTTGAAGAGCTGGGAAGCTTCAATCCGATCGAAGGGGAAGAAGAAGAGCTTGCTGCCAAGCGCACCACGATGATGCAGTCTGAAAAGATCGCGACCGATCTTAACGAGGCTTATGAGGTTCTGGACGGGAACGGCTCGCCCATTCCATCGCTTGCCAGCATGATGCGCAGGTTGGAGCGCAAGACCGAGCAGATGCCGGGCTTGCTAGAGCCTACATTGTCTCATCTGACGATCGCCCTGAATGAATTGGAAGATGCTCGCAGCAGCCTTGAAGAGGCGCAGCGCCAGACCGATTTTGATCCCCGCGAGTTGGAACAGGTTGAAGAACGGTTGTTTGCTTTGCGTGCTCTTTGCCGCAAGCACAAGGTGACTGGTGACGAGCTGGTTGGTCTGCTCGATCGGATGCGCTCCGAGCTGGATGCGCTGGACCATGGCGAGGAGCGGCTTGTTGCACTGCATGCTGCAGCGTCCGAGACCAAGGCGTCTTATGACAAGGCTGCAGAGGCTCTTAGCCGTAAGCGGGCCAAAGTCGCCAAGGATCTTATCAAGAAGGTGATGGCGGAGCTGCCATCCCTGAAGCTTGAAACAGCCCAGTTCCTTGTCAATCAGACGAGCGACGCAGAAGCGCGCAGCGAAGAGGGCATCGACCAGATCGAATTCTGGGTGCAGACAAACCCGGGAACACATCCCGGCCCGATGATGAAGGTTGCGTCCGGCGGTGAGCTGTCGCGTTTTCTATTGGCCTTGAAAGTGGCAATGGCAGACAAGGGGTCGGCCCCGACGCTGGTTTTTGACGAAATTGACACCGGCGTTGGTGGTGCTGTGGCAGATGCCATCGGGCGGCGCCTTGCGCGGCTGGCAGAGAATGTTCAGGTGCTCTCGGTCACCCATGCGCCGCAGGTGGCCTCGCGAGCCAACGCCCATATGCGCATTGCCAAGAATGCCGTCAAAGGCGAAGACCGCGTGGCAACGGGCGTGACGGTGATCGATGGGGACCATCGCGAAGAAGAGATCGCCCGCATGTTGGCTGGCGAAGTGATATCGGATGAGGCACGGGCTGCAGCGCGGCATCTCATTTCCGGTAAGACAACAGGAGCATAG
- a CDS encoding outer membrane protein assembly factor BamD gives MDFLFAKRIWFGLALIALSGLGACASKDPSDLAFEEVPAEKLYAEGLLAMENGDRKEAKKKFDELDRQHPYSNYARRSMILTAYTHYKSGQFTECISAAKRFITLFPGDEDVPYAHYLIGQSYFKQIPDVTRDQDTTKKALQAMNELVQNYPDSEYTSDARRKIRVTMDQLAGKEMQVGRYYLERKEYIAAINRFKIVVTDYQTTRQVEEALMRLAEAYLALGITHEAQTAVAVLGHNYPDSKWYKMAYNMLNKDGYEPEINKGSWMARILG, from the coding sequence ATGGATTTTCTTTTCGCGAAACGGATCTGGTTCGGGCTCGCTCTTATTGCATTGTCTGGTTTGGGCGCATGCGCCAGCAAAGATCCATCGGATCTGGCCTTTGAGGAAGTTCCTGCAGAGAAACTCTATGCCGAAGGGCTTCTCGCGATGGAAAATGGCGATCGCAAGGAAGCAAAAAAGAAGTTTGATGAGTTGGATCGTCAGCATCCCTATTCAAACTATGCCCGCCGTTCGATGATTTTGACTGCCTATACGCACTATAAAAGCGGGCAATTTACCGAGTGTATTTCTGCGGCCAAACGCTTTATCACGCTGTTTCCGGGCGATGAAGATGTGCCTTATGCCCATTATCTGATTGGCCAGTCCTATTTTAAACAGATCCCGGATGTGACCCGCGATCAGGATACGACCAAAAAAGCGCTGCAGGCGATGAATGAACTGGTTCAGAATTATCCTGATTCTGAATATACCAGCGACGCACGCCGCAAGATCCGCGTGACGATGGATCAGTTGGCCGGCAAGGAAATGCAGGTTGGCCGTTATTATCTTGAGCGCAAGGAATATATTGCTGCCATCAACCGGTTCAAGATTGTTGTCACGGACTATCAGACAACGCGTCAGGTGGAGGAAGCCCTGATGCGTTTGGCTGAGGCGTATCTCGCTCTTGGTATTACCCATGAGGCCCAAACCGCTGTTGCTGTTCTGGGGCATAACTATCCTGATAGTAAGTGGTACAAGATGGCCTACAACATGCTGAACAAGGATGGCTATGAACCTGAGATCAATAAAGGTTCCTGGATGGCCCGAATTCTTGGCTAG